Proteins co-encoded in one Flavivirga eckloniae genomic window:
- a CDS encoding toxin-antitoxin system YwqK family antitoxin — protein sequence MNLPTTTARVMLFCALFSLFCCNKKEAKDYSVPSYIPRNSYFVDNYQGVKVYRDNISREPLDGYFIVGNETTKWEEFRIKEGLLFDDYIFYHQNGEKFMQSKYRNGKLNGEEKTFFPSGKLKKISKYVDGKLDGKAISYFESGQVLTESEMKDDKPLASITYNDKGDIESRMFIVDGKSITQTLKDGKVFKEQISSIYDSFEGVKFYNEDSSMKIYLRMIDEGKDTFLVELNEKGEEIKRINFATNPREISKYRKYISSL from the coding sequence ATGAATTTACCTACAACTACCGCTAGAGTGATGCTTTTTTGCGCGCTTTTTAGTCTTTTCTGCTGCAATAAAAAAGAAGCGAAAGACTACTCTGTACCCTCGTACATACCTAGAAACTCGTACTTTGTGGACAATTACCAAGGTGTAAAAGTCTATAGAGACAATATTTCTAGAGAACCTTTGGATGGCTACTTTATTGTCGGCAACGAAACAACCAAATGGGAAGAATTCCGCATAAAAGAAGGTCTTTTATTTGATGATTATATTTTTTACCATCAAAACGGTGAAAAATTTATGCAATCTAAATATAGAAATGGAAAACTTAATGGTGAAGAAAAAACCTTTTTCCCTTCTGGAAAACTTAAAAAAATTAGTAAGTATGTAGATGGGAAACTTGATGGGAAAGCTATTTCTTATTTTGAAAGCGGACAGGTACTTACTGAATCGGAAATGAAGGATGACAAACCTTTAGCATCTATAACATACAACGACAAAGGGGACATCGAGTCTAGAATGTTTATAGTGGATGGGAAAAGTATAACACAAACTCTTAAAGACGGTAAAGTATTTAAAGAACAAATATCATCTATTTACGATAGTTTTGAAGGCGTAAAGTTTTATAATGAAGATAGCAGTATGAAGATTTACCTGCGCATGATAGACGAAGGTAAAGATACGTTCTTAGTAGAACTAAATGAAAAAGGTGAAGAAATAAAGCGTATTAATTTTGCTACTAACCCGAGAGAAATCTCTAAGTATAGAAAATATATAAGTAGTCTTTAA
- the mscL gene encoding large-conductance mechanosensitive channel protein MscL, with protein MLKEFKEFAMKGNLVDIAVGFVMGAAFKQVVTSFTGGIVSPLIGLIFKSDFKDVKWIIKEGIANAEGAVEGEVALLTGEFATNVIDFIIVAFVMFMMVKGINKMKKKEEPAPEAPAGPSQEELLAEIRDLLKK; from the coding sequence ATGCTTAAAGAATTCAAAGAATTTGCAATGAAGGGCAATCTGGTTGACATTGCCGTCGGTTTTGTAATGGGTGCTGCTTTCAAACAAGTAGTGACTTCGTTTACAGGGGGTATAGTTTCTCCATTGATTGGGTTGATTTTCAAATCGGACTTCAAAGATGTAAAATGGATCATTAAAGAAGGGATTGCCAATGCCGAAGGTGCTGTTGAAGGAGAAGTTGCATTATTAACAGGGGAGTTTGCGACCAATGTGATAGACTTTATTATTGTAGCATTCGTCATGTTTATGATGGTTAAAGGCATAAACAAAATGAAGAAAAAAGAAGAACCTGCTCCAGAGGCTCCTGCTGGACCATCTCAAGAAGAATTACTCGCCGAAATACGAGATTTATTAAAGAAATAA
- a CDS encoding HopJ type III effector protein: MTLEAFKNKLKNTPEAIAFSETMGVIEANYNFSPVAFTNGDVQNKSGENSGSCKLFAFAKVQGLTEEETLACFGQFYFNEVLKDPNGTGHQNIRNFMQTGFKGLSFSEEPLSKK; this comes from the coding sequence ATGACACTAGAAGCATTTAAGAATAAGCTTAAAAACACACCAGAAGCCATCGCGTTTTCTGAAACAATGGGAGTAATTGAAGCTAATTATAATTTCTCTCCGGTAGCATTTACCAATGGCGACGTGCAAAACAAAAGTGGAGAGAATTCAGGTTCTTGTAAATTGTTTGCTTTTGCAAAAGTGCAAGGTTTAACAGAAGAGGAAACGTTGGCGTGTTTTGGTCAGTTTTATTTCAATGAGGTTTTAAAAGATCCTAATGGAACGGGACACCAAAATATTAGAAATTTTATGCAAACGGGTTTCAAAGGACTTTCTTTTAGTGAAGAACCGCTAAGTAAAAAATAG
- a CDS encoding uracil-DNA glycosylase family protein, which produces MDDLLYNIRQCNICSEHLPLGPRPIVSAHPDAKIIIIGQAPGTSVHKTGVPWDDPSGRQLRKWLGVADQEFYDETKIALVPMGFCYPGKGKTGDLPPRPECAQEWHEPLLNELPNIELTILIGMYSQRYYLKQEAKKTLTETVANYKDYLPKGYLPLPHPSPRNRFWLAKNPWFNVEVLPELQTKVKQLL; this is translated from the coding sequence ATGGATGATTTACTTTACAATATTAGGCAATGCAATATATGTTCAGAACATTTGCCATTGGGACCTCGTCCTATTGTATCGGCCCATCCAGATGCTAAAATAATTATCATCGGTCAAGCTCCAGGAACAAGTGTTCATAAAACAGGTGTGCCTTGGGACGATCCTAGTGGTAGGCAATTGCGAAAGTGGTTGGGTGTTGCAGACCAAGAGTTTTACGACGAAACCAAAATAGCCTTAGTTCCAATGGGTTTTTGTTATCCAGGTAAAGGAAAAACGGGTGACTTACCACCACGACCTGAATGTGCGCAAGAGTGGCACGAACCATTGTTAAATGAGTTACCCAATATAGAGTTGACTATTTTAATAGGAATGTATTCCCAGAGGTACTATTTAAAACAAGAAGCAAAGAAAACTTTAACCGAAACGGTAGCAAATTATAAAGATTATTTACCAAAAGGCTATTTGCCCTTACCACATCCGTCTCCCAGAAATCGATTTTGGTTAGCAAAAAACCCTTGGTTTAATGTTGAGGTTTTGCCAGAGTTGCAAACGAAGGTGAAGCAATTGCTTTAA
- a CDS encoding thymidine kinase, translating to MFLENTVNHKEQFGWIEVICGSMFSGKTEELIRRLKRAQFARQKVEIFKPAVDVRYDEEMVVSHDANEIRSTPVPAAANIPILADGCDVIGIDEAQFFDDEIVRVCNDLANKGVRVIVAGLDMDFKGNPFGPMPSLMATAEYVTKVHAVCTRTGNLAQYSYRKAKSDNLVLLGEVDEYEPLSRAAYYKAMMRDKVRNMNVNEAEEVTPKPKDTDADA from the coding sequence ATGTTTCTTGAAAATACGGTAAATCATAAAGAACAATTTGGATGGATTGAAGTTATTTGTGGCTCGATGTTCTCTGGAAAAACAGAAGAATTGATCCGCAGGCTTAAGCGCGCCCAATTTGCAAGACAAAAAGTAGAGATTTTTAAACCAGCCGTAGATGTACGTTACGATGAAGAAATGGTAGTCTCTCATGATGCCAACGAAATTCGATCAACCCCTGTCCCTGCTGCAGCTAACATTCCTATTTTAGCAGATGGTTGTGATGTTATTGGTATTGATGAGGCTCAGTTTTTTGATGATGAAATTGTACGTGTTTGTAACGATTTAGCAAACAAAGGTGTTCGGGTTATTGTTGCCGGGCTCGATATGGACTTTAAAGGTAATCCTTTTGGCCCCATGCCTTCTTTAATGGCAACAGCAGAATATGTTACAAAAGTACATGCAGTTTGCACCAGAACTGGTAATTTGGCACAATATAGCTATCGCAAAGCTAAAAGCGACAATCTGGTACTTCTTGGCGAAGTAGATGAATACGAGCCTTTAAGCAGGGCGGCTTATTACAAAGCCATGATGCGTGATAAAGTTAGAAATATGAATGTAAATGAAGCCGAAGAAGTGACACCTAAACCTAAAGACACGGATGCAGATGCCTAA
- a CDS encoding prolyl oligopeptidase family serine peptidase, which translates to MKKLIVSLLSLILLISCKKNTDVKYPETKTVNSMSSYFGVKVKDPFRWLEDDRSEDTEAWVKAQNNSTYSFLDKIPFREELKERLSSLWNYEKISAPFVESDYTYFYKNDGLQNQYVIYRTKDNGEPEVFLDPNSFSKDGTTSLGSTSFSKDGGILAYSISEGGSDWRKILIMNTETREIIEDTLIDVKFTQISWYKNEGFYYSSYDKPEGSELSAKTDQHKVYYHKLGTSQKEDALIYGGTPEEKHRYIYANVTEDDNYLIITPRVSTSGNKLYIKDLSKPDSELITVLDHTDSDTYLIENEGSKLFLVTNLNAPNKKIVTVDMANPTPENWVDFIPETEHVLNPTTGGGYFFAEYMIDAISKVKQYDYNGKLIRDIKLPGVGNVNSSRSKKEEKTGYYSFTNYKTPTSIYKLNFETGESELYWKPAIEFNSDDYESNQVFYTSKDGTKVPMIITHKKGLELHGKNPTILYGYGGFNISLNPSFSIANSVWMEQGGILAVPNLRGGGEYGKDWHDAGTKLQKQNVFDDFISAGEYLIENKYTSSDYLAIRGGSNGGLLVGATMTQRPDLAKVALPAVGVLDMLRYHTFTAGAGWAYDYGTAEQSKEMFEYLKAYSPVHNVKPGVEYPATLITTGDHDDRVVPAHSFKFAAELQSKQTGNNPTLIRIETDAGHGAGTPVSKTIEQYADIFGFTLYNMGFEVLPYKTKEKVKG; encoded by the coding sequence ATGAAAAAATTAATAGTCAGCCTCTTATCTCTAATCCTTTTAATTTCTTGTAAAAAAAATACCGACGTGAAGTACCCTGAAACAAAAACCGTAAACAGCATGAGTTCTTATTTTGGTGTTAAGGTAAAGGACCCCTTTCGTTGGCTGGAAGATGATCGAAGTGAAGACACTGAAGCCTGGGTAAAAGCTCAAAACAATTCAACTTATAGCTTTTTGGATAAAATCCCATTTAGAGAAGAACTTAAAGAACGTCTTTCCAGTTTATGGAATTACGAAAAAATAAGCGCTCCGTTTGTAGAGAGTGATTATACATACTTTTATAAAAATGATGGTTTACAAAACCAATATGTTATATACAGAACTAAAGATAATGGAGAACCGGAAGTCTTTTTAGACCCCAATTCGTTCTCTAAAGATGGCACAACCTCTTTAGGCAGTACAAGCTTTTCAAAAGACGGCGGTATCTTAGCCTATTCTATTTCTGAAGGTGGTAGCGACTGGAGAAAAATCCTGATAATGAATACCGAAACCAGGGAAATAATAGAAGATACTTTAATAGATGTAAAATTCACCCAAATATCGTGGTATAAAAATGAAGGTTTTTACTATTCCAGTTATGACAAACCGGAAGGTAGTGAACTATCTGCAAAAACAGATCAGCACAAAGTATATTATCATAAATTAGGGACATCCCAAAAAGAAGATGCTTTAATTTATGGAGGAACTCCAGAAGAAAAACATCGCTATATCTACGCTAATGTTACCGAAGATGATAACTATTTAATTATTACACCTAGAGTTTCAACCTCTGGAAACAAGTTGTATATAAAAGACCTTTCTAAACCTGATAGTGAATTAATCACGGTTTTAGACCATACAGATAGTGATACATACCTTATCGAGAATGAAGGTAGCAAACTATTTTTAGTTACAAACCTTAATGCACCTAATAAAAAAATAGTTACTGTAGACATGGCCAACCCTACTCCAGAGAATTGGGTAGACTTTATTCCTGAAACAGAGCATGTTTTAAACCCAACAACAGGTGGAGGTTACTTTTTCGCTGAATATATGATTGATGCGATCTCAAAAGTTAAGCAATACGATTATAACGGTAAACTCATCAGAGATATTAAATTGCCTGGTGTTGGAAATGTAAACAGCTCTCGTTCTAAAAAAGAAGAAAAAACAGGTTATTATTCCTTTACAAACTACAAAACACCTACCAGCATTTATAAATTAAATTTTGAAACCGGTGAATCTGAATTGTACTGGAAACCTGCTATAGAATTTAATAGCGATGATTATGAAAGTAATCAGGTTTTTTATACGTCAAAAGATGGCACCAAGGTTCCTATGATAATTACGCATAAAAAAGGCCTAGAATTACATGGTAAAAACCCAACCATATTGTATGGCTATGGAGGGTTTAACATTAGCTTAAATCCGTCGTTTAGTATCGCTAACTCGGTTTGGATGGAGCAGGGAGGTATTTTAGCGGTTCCTAACCTTCGCGGAGGTGGTGAATATGGCAAAGACTGGCATGATGCCGGAACCAAGCTGCAAAAACAAAATGTATTTGACGATTTTATTTCTGCAGGTGAATACCTAATTGAAAATAAATATACGTCATCAGATTATTTAGCCATTAGAGGAGGTTCTAATGGAGGGTTGTTAGTTGGTGCAACCATGACCCAGCGTCCGGATTTAGCTAAGGTAGCTTTACCAGCAGTAGGCGTACTGGATATGCTTCGATATCACACATTTACAGCGGGAGCAGGATGGGCTTACGATTATGGAACAGCCGAACAAAGCAAAGAAATGTTCGAGTACTTAAAAGCATATTCTCCAGTACATAATGTAAAACCTGGTGTAGAATATCCTGCTACATTAATAACAACAGGAGATCATGACGATCGTGTGGTACCAGCACATAGTTTTAAGTTTGCGGCTGAGTTACAAAGCAAGCAAACCGGAAATAACCCTACCCTTATACGTATAGAAACAGATGCTGGTCATGGTGCCGGAACACCAGTAAGCAAAACCATTGAACAATATGCAGATATTTTTGGATTTACTTTATACAATATGGGCTTTGAAGTGCTTCCTTATAAAACTAAAGAAAAGGTAAAAGGTTAG
- a CDS encoding aspartate-semialdehyde dehydrogenase, with protein MKVAVVGATGMVGEVMLKVLEERNFPVTELLLVASERSVGKKLTFKDKEYTVIGLADAVAAKPQIAIFSAGGDTSIEWAPIFAEAGTTVVDNSSAWRMDPTKKLVVPEINASELTKEDKIIANPNCSTIQMVMALAPLHKAYKMKRVIVSTYQSVSGTGVKAVKQLENEIAGIDGEMAYPYPIGRNALPHCDVFMENGYTKEEMKLAREPQKIFNDKTFSVTATAVRIPTAGGHSESVNVEFENDFDLANVRKMLHETPGVVVQDNTDTNTYPMPIYAHDKDEVFVGRIRRDETQPNTLNMWIVADNLRKGAATNTIQIAEYLVENSLV; from the coding sequence ATGAAAGTAGCTGTTGTTGGAGCCACAGGTATGGTTGGTGAAGTCATGCTAAAAGTGTTAGAGGAACGTAATTTTCCCGTTACAGAGTTATTGCTTGTTGCATCCGAACGTTCGGTTGGAAAAAAATTAACTTTTAAAGACAAAGAATACACTGTAATTGGTTTAGCAGATGCTGTAGCAGCAAAACCTCAAATCGCTATCTTTTCTGCAGGTGGAGATACTTCCATAGAATGGGCTCCTATATTTGCAGAAGCTGGCACCACGGTTGTAGATAACTCTTCGGCTTGGAGAATGGATCCTACCAAAAAACTAGTTGTTCCAGAAATAAACGCTAGCGAGCTCACCAAAGAAGATAAAATTATAGCAAACCCTAACTGCTCTACCATACAGATGGTAATGGCATTAGCGCCGTTGCATAAAGCATATAAAATGAAACGTGTTATTGTTTCTACCTACCAGTCTGTTTCTGGTACAGGTGTAAAAGCTGTGAAACAATTAGAAAATGAAATAGCAGGAATAGATGGCGAAATGGCTTATCCGTATCCTATTGGAAGAAATGCATTACCGCATTGTGATGTGTTTATGGAAAATGGATATACCAAAGAGGAAATGAAATTAGCCAGAGAGCCACAAAAAATATTTAACGACAAAACATTTTCTGTAACCGCTACAGCCGTTCGTATTCCTACTGCTGGCGGGCATTCGGAATCTGTAAACGTAGAATTCGAAAACGACTTTGATTTAGCAAATGTTCGTAAAATGCTTCATGAAACGCCTGGTGTTGTTGTACAAGATAATACAGATACCAACACATATCCTATGCCTATTTATGCGCATGACAAGGATGAAGTATTTGTAGGTAGAATTCGTAGAGACGAAACACAACCTAATACATTAAATATGTGGATAGTTGCCGATAATTTACGTAAAGGTGCCGCAACGAATACAATTCAGATAGCCGAGTATTTGGTTGAGAATAGTTTAGTGTAA
- the alr gene encoding alanine racemase, which yields MPKAQETVLEIDLKALKHNFEYLKSKLQNGTKFLAVVKAFGYGSDSCEIANYLQELGADYFAVAYTNEGVALRKAGITKPILVLHPQAVNFKTLITYALEPSLYNTKVLKEFIEIALAEKQSDYPIHIKINTGLNRLGFCKNDIDHAVTEIRNTTAVKITSIFSHLAASEDLNEKAFSLNQIESFNTISKKIIEKLTYQPMLHMCNTSGILNYPEAHFNMVRAGIGLYGFGNSHEENKNLIPIATLKTIISQIHHIEKDASVGYNRAFKANSTLKTATLPIGHADGIGRQYGNGKGFVTIKGQQAPILGNVCMDMIMVNITDIDCKEGDEVIVFGQNNTAEQLAETTNTISYEIITSVSQRVKRIFIK from the coding sequence ATGCCTAAAGCGCAAGAAACTGTACTTGAAATAGATTTAAAAGCACTTAAGCATAATTTTGAGTATCTAAAATCGAAACTTCAAAATGGCACTAAATTTTTAGCAGTAGTTAAGGCTTTTGGTTACGGAAGCGATTCTTGCGAAATAGCAAATTACTTGCAAGAACTCGGTGCCGATTATTTCGCGGTGGCCTATACAAACGAAGGTGTAGCTCTGCGTAAAGCAGGCATTACAAAACCCATTTTAGTACTACACCCTCAAGCTGTAAATTTTAAAACACTAATAACATATGCCTTAGAGCCCAGTTTATACAACACTAAGGTTTTAAAGGAGTTTATTGAGATTGCCTTAGCAGAAAAGCAAAGTGATTACCCCATTCATATAAAGATAAATACTGGTTTAAACCGACTTGGTTTCTGTAAAAACGACATCGATCATGCTGTTACGGAAATAAGAAACACAACGGCTGTAAAAATAACCTCTATCTTTTCTCATTTAGCCGCCAGCGAAGATTTAAACGAAAAAGCATTTTCTTTAAATCAAATTGAAAGCTTTAATACCATTTCTAAAAAGATAATCGAAAAACTAACTTACCAACCCATGCTTCATATGTGTAATACTTCGGGCATATTAAATTATCCTGAAGCACATTTTAATATGGTTAGGGCTGGTATTGGGCTTTACGGATTTGGAAATTCCCACGAGGAAAACAAAAACCTAATTCCAATTGCAACTTTAAAAACGATAATATCTCAAATACACCATATTGAAAAAGATGCATCTGTTGGCTATAATAGAGCATTTAAAGCAAATTCTACTTTAAAAACAGCAACACTTCCCATTGGTCATGCAGACGGTATTGGCAGGCAATATGGCAATGGAAAAGGTTTTGTAACTATAAAGGGACAACAAGCTCCTATACTTGGTAATGTTTGTATGGACATGATTATGGTTAATATTACAGATATTGATTGTAAAGAAGGGGATGAAGTTATTGTATTTGGACAAAACAATACCGCAGAGCAATTAGCTGAAACCACCAACACCATTTCCTACGAAATCATCACATCTGTTTCTCAGCGAGTTAAACGAATCTTTATAAAATAA
- the rsmI gene encoding 16S rRNA (cytidine(1402)-2'-O)-methyltransferase yields the protein MSKLFIVPTPIGNLKDMTFRAVDVLKEVDLILAEDTRTSGKLLKHFNITTPMQSHHMHNEHKTVEGVVQKLKSGTTMALISDAGTPAISDPGFLLTRSCIENNIEVDCLPGATAFVPALVNSGLPNDKFVFEGFLPVKKGRQTRLLLLAEETRTIIFYESPHKLVKTLGHFCEYFGEDIQVSVSRELTKLYEETIRGTAKEVLEYYTNKPPKGEIVIVVGGKNKS from the coding sequence ATGAGTAAACTTTTTATCGTACCAACACCCATAGGAAACTTAAAAGATATGACTTTTAGGGCTGTTGATGTTTTAAAAGAAGTTGATTTAATTCTTGCCGAAGATACCCGAACCTCCGGAAAACTCTTAAAGCACTTCAATATTACCACACCTATGCAATCACATCATATGCATAACGAGCATAAAACGGTTGAAGGTGTTGTTCAAAAATTAAAAAGTGGAACAACCATGGCACTGATTAGCGATGCAGGAACACCTGCAATTTCTGATCCGGGGTTTTTATTAACCCGCTCATGTATAGAAAACAATATTGAAGTAGATTGCCTGCCTGGCGCAACTGCTTTTGTACCAGCTTTGGTGAACTCGGGATTACCAAACGATAAGTTTGTATTCGAAGGGTTTTTACCCGTTAAAAAAGGACGACAAACACGGTTATTGCTGTTGGCAGAGGAAACCAGAACTATTATTTTTTACGAAAGCCCGCATAAACTAGTAAAAACACTTGGTCATTTTTGTGAGTATTTTGGGGAAGACATACAAGTATCTGTATCCAGGGAACTCACAAAACTTTACGAAGAAACCATTAGAGGAACAGCAAAAGAAGTTTTAGAATATTATACCAATAAACCACCAAAAGGAGAAATTGTGATCGTTGTTGGTGGAAAAAATAAGAGTTAA
- a CDS encoding DoxX family protein, with translation MKLNKTLYWVSTVLLCLLMAYSASMYFTKTDMVKGFFENLNYPTYIVIPLAVLKVLGIAMILWRKSTWLTEWAYAGFFFDLVLATAAHHYAGHGVFGYSFYGLLLIFPSYFLGKQIRD, from the coding sequence ATGAAATTAAATAAAACCTTGTATTGGGTAAGTACAGTACTTTTGTGCTTGTTAATGGCGTATTCTGCCTCCATGTATTTTACGAAAACAGATATGGTTAAAGGTTTTTTTGAAAACCTAAATTATCCAACTTATATTGTGATTCCTTTAGCGGTGTTAAAAGTTTTGGGCATTGCTATGATTTTATGGCGAAAAAGTACCTGGTTAACAGAATGGGCTTATGCTGGTTTTTTCTTTGATCTGGTATTGGCAACAGCAGCACATCATTATGCAGGGCATGGTGTTTTTGGTTATTCATTTTATGGCTTGTTGCTAATTTTTCCATCTTATTTTTTAGGAAAACAAATTAGAGATTAA
- a CDS encoding carboxymuconolactone decarboxylase family protein, with the protein MPLVTPLSADHDTETKKLAEFFNETLGFCPNSVLTMQHRPAISKAFINLNKAVMANEGRVTSALKRMIAWVSSNSTGCRYCQAHAIRAAERYGAEQEQLDNIWEYRTHPAFSEAERAALDFSLQASQVPNGVDETIKKRLYEHWTEGEIVEMLGVISLFGYLNRWNDSMGTSIEDGAVESGTKYLSKHGWEKGKHK; encoded by the coding sequence ATGCCTTTAGTAACACCTTTATCTGCGGATCATGACACTGAAACAAAAAAACTTGCAGAATTCTTTAATGAAACACTGGGATTTTGCCCTAACTCTGTGCTCACCATGCAGCATCGTCCAGCAATTAGCAAAGCGTTTATCAATCTAAATAAAGCCGTAATGGCCAACGAAGGTCGTGTAACCTCTGCTTTAAAAAGAATGATTGCCTGGGTAAGTAGTAATTCCACAGGTTGTAGATATTGTCAAGCCCACGCTATTCGTGCTGCTGAGCGTTATGGTGCCGAACAGGAACAATTGGATAATATCTGGGAATACCGTACACATCCGGCTTTTAGCGAAGCAGAACGTGCTGCCCTAGATTTCTCATTACAAGCATCTCAAGTCCCTAATGGTGTAGACGAAACCATTAAAAAACGCTTATACGAACATTGGACCGAAGGTGAGATTGTAGAAATGTTAGGCGTTATTTCTTTATTTGGTTATTTAAATCGTTGGAACGATTCTATGGGTACCTCAATTGAGGATGGAGCGGTTGAAAGTGGTACGAAATACCTTTCAAAACATGGATGGGAAAAGGGAAAGCACAAATAA
- a CDS encoding OsmC family protein codes for MTNHITTTWLGDMKFESTNPSGHNLFIDAGEENGGKSEGYRPKALMLSALAGCSGLDVASLIKKMKLEVDSFKIDIDANLTEEHPKYYDKVAMHFHFYGSNLSEKKLQKAVDLSIEKYCGVMEMFRQFSEIVIETHFHKK; via the coding sequence ATGACAAATCATATTACAACAACTTGGTTGGGAGACATGAAGTTTGAAAGTACCAATCCGTCTGGGCATAATTTGTTTATTGATGCAGGAGAGGAAAACGGAGGAAAGAGTGAAGGATATCGTCCTAAAGCCTTGATGTTATCTGCTTTAGCAGGTTGTTCTGGTTTGGATGTTGCGTCATTAATCAAGAAAATGAAATTGGAGGTAGATAGTTTTAAAATAGATATTGATGCCAACTTAACCGAAGAGCACCCGAAGTATTATGATAAAGTAGCCATGCATTTTCATTTTTATGGCTCAAATTTAAGTGAAAAGAAACTTCAAAAAGCTGTTGATCTATCTATAGAAAAGTATTGTGGTGTTATGGAAATGTTCAGACAATTTTCAGAAATAGTTATAGAAACTCATTTTCATAAAAAATAA